A part of Oncorhynchus clarkii lewisi isolate Uvic-CL-2024 unplaced genomic scaffold, UVic_Ocla_1.0 unplaced_contig_8908_pilon_pilon, whole genome shotgun sequence genomic DNA contains:
- the LOC139402507 gene encoding transmembrane 9 superfamily member 2-like, whose amino-acid sequence MCSLHRARGSVLVIFLLLHSATSFYLPGLAPVSFCEPGQTGKENEVPDCKSTIEIFVNRLDSVESVLPYEYTAFDFCAIDSEKRPSENLGQVLFGERIEPSPYKFEFKKKVDCKPVCTKSYNTNKPEDKAHLDFLKKGMLLNYQHHWIVDNMPVTWCYDVEDGQKFCNPGFPIGCYVTEAGRPKDACVVNSDFKDKDTFYVFNHVDITIHYHVVENEAAGARLVAAKMEPKSYKHTKVEAPDCAGGPMYLNNKFSGELKIGYTYSVQFVEDTHIRWASRWDYILESMPHTNIQWFSIMNSLVIVLFLSGMVAMIMLRTLHKDIARYNQMDSVEDAQEEFGWKLVHGDVFRPPRKGMLLSVFLGSGTQIFIMMFVTLFFACLGFLSPANRGALMTCAVVLWVLLGTPAGYVAARFYKSFGGEKWKTNVLLTCFLCPGVVFADFFVMNLILWGEGSSAAMPFGTLVAILALWFCISVPLTFIGAYFGFKKTGIEHPVRTNQIPRQIPEQSFYTRSLPGIVMGGILPFGCIFIQLFFILNSIWSHQMYYMFGFLFLVFIILVITCSEATILLCYFHLCAEDYHWQWRSFLTSGFTAVYFLVYAIHYFFSKLQITGLASTILYFGYTMIMALIFFLFTGTIGFFACFWFVTKIYSVVKVD is encoded by the exons ATGTGCTCCCTGCACAGAGCGAGAGGCTCTGTTTTGGTGATCTTCCTTCTGCTACACAGCGCTACAAGTTTCTATCTACCGGGTCTGGCCCCTGTTAGTTTTTGTGAACCAGGACAAACTGGGAAAGAGAATGAAGTACCGGACTGTAAG TCGACCATCGAGATATTTGTGAACAGACTGGATTCTGTGGAGTCTGTCTTACCCTATGAATACACTGC GTTTGATTTCTGCGCTATCGACTCCGAGAAGCGCCCGTCTGAGAATTTGGGTCAGGTTTTGTTTGGCGAGAGAATTGAGCCCTCTCCCTACAAG TTTGAGTTCAAGAAGAAGGTGGATTGTAAGCCGGTGTGTACTAAGTCCTACAACACCAACAAGCCAGAGGACAAAGCCCACCTGGACTTTCTGAAGAAAGGCATGTTGCTcaactaccagcaccactg gataGTGGACAACATGCCGGTGACCTGGTGTTATGACGTGGAGGATGGACAGAAGTTCTGTAACCCAGGGTTTCCCATTGGCTGCTACGTCACTGAGGCGGGACGACCCAAAGACGCTTGTGTTGTCAAC TCTGACTTTAAGGACAAAGACACATTCTACGTCTTCAACCATGTTGACATCACCATTCACTATCATGTGGTGGAGAACGAGGCTGCTGGGGCTAGACTGGTCGCTGCCAAGATGGAGCCCAAGAG CTATAAACACACCAAAGTGGAGGCCCCCGACTGTGCAGGAGGGCCCATGTACCTGAACAACAAGTTCAGTGGAGAGCTGAAGATCGGCTATACCTACTCTGTCCAGTTTGTG GAGGACACGCACATCAGATGGGCGTCACGTTGGGACTACATTCTGGAGTCCATGCCCCACACCAACATTCAGTGGTTCAG CATCATGAACTCTCTGGTGATCGTTCTCTTCCTGTCTGGTATGGTGGCTATGATCATGCTGAGGACTCTACATAAGGACATTGCCAGATACAACCAGATGGACTCTGTG GAAGATGCCCAGGAGGAGTTTGGCTGGAAGCTGGTCCATGGAGACGTCTTCCGGCCTCCCAGGAAAGGCatgctcctctctgtctttctgggATCTGGAACTCAGATCTTCATCATGATGTTCGTCACTCTCT TCTTTGCCTGCCTGGGCTTCCTGTCCCCGGCGAACCGCGGTGCCCTGATGACGTGTGCCGTGGTGCTCTGGGTCCTACTGGGCACACCAGCCGGCTACGTGGCTGCCCGTTTCTACAAGT ccTTTGGTGGGGAGAAATGGAAGACTAACGTCCTGCTGACCTGCTTCCTGTGTCCTGG ggttgtgtttGCTGATTTCTTTGTGATGAATCTGATCCTGTGGGGTGAGGGCTCGTCTGCAGCCATGCCTTTTGGCACCCTGGTGGCCATCTTGGCTCTGTGGTTCTGCATCTCTGTCCCCCTCACCTTCATAGGGGCCTACTTCGGCTTCAAGAAGACT GGGATTGAGCACCCTGTGCGGACCAATCAGATCCCTCGTCAGATCCCGGAGCAGTCGTTCTACACCAGATCTCTCCCAGGGATCGTCATGGGGGGGATCCTCCCGTTCGGCTGTATCTTCATCCAGCTCTTCTTCATCCTCAACAGCATCTG GTCTCACCAGATGTACTACATGTTTGGTTTCCTGTTTCTGGTGTTCATCATCCTGGTAATCACCTGCTCTGAGGCCACCATCCTACTCTGCTACTTCCACCTCTGTGCTGAG gaCTATCACTGGCAGTGGCGTTCCTTCCTGACCAGTGGTTTCACGGCCGTCTACTTCCTGGTCTATGCCATCCACTACTTCTTCTCCAAGCTCCAGATCACAGGATTGGCTAGCACCATCCTCTACTTTGGTTACACCATGATCATGGCTCTCATCTTCTTCTTATTCACAG gaaCGATTGGATTCTTCGCCTGTTTCTGGTTCGTCACCAAGATCTATAGCGTAGTGAAGGTGGACTGA